Part of the Lysobacter enzymogenes genome is shown below.
CCTGGGCCAAGACCTCCGACGAATACTTCGACCGCGCCGGCGAGGTCCACGACCTGTGGCGCGACGACGCGCTGGTCGCGACCGCGTTCGCGCCGCACGCGCCGTACACGGTCAGCGACGCGAATTTCGAGCGCATCCGCATGCTCGCCGATCAGCTGGATCTGCCGATCCACCTGCATACGCACGAGACCGCGCAGGAAGTCGCCGATTCGATCAAGCAGTACGGGCAGCGCCCGCTGGCGCGCCTGGATCGCCTGGGACTGGTCACCGACCGCCTCATCGCAGTGCACATGACCCAGCTCACCGACGCCGAGATCGAGCTGTGCGCGCAGCGCGGGGTCAGCGTGGTGCATTGCCCCGAATCCAACCTCAAGCTGGCCTCGGGCTTCTGCCCGGCCTGCAAGTTGCAGCACGCCGGGGTCAACCTCGCCATCGGCACCGACGGCTGCGCCAGCAACAACGACCTGGACATGTTCGGCGAGACCCGCACCGCGGCGATCCTGGCCAAGGCCGTGGCCAACGACGCCAAGGCGCTGGACGCCTTCAGCGCGCTGCGTGCGGCGACCCTCGGCGGCGCCAAGGCGCTCGGCTTCGACGCCAAGATCGGTTCGATCGAAGTCGGCAAGCAGGCCGACCTGGCCTGCGTCGACCTCGGCCAGCTGGAAACCCAGCCGCTGCATCACGTGGTCTCGCAGCTGATCTACGCGACCGGCCGCCATCAGGTCAGCGACGTGTGGATCGCCGGCAAGTCCAAGCTGAGCGAACGCGTGCTGGTCGACATGGACACCGCCGCGCTGATCGCGAATGCGCGCCAGTGGCGCGAGCGCATCGCCGCGATCGCGCGCTGAGCGCGATCGCGTTGCGGATCCGGGCGCGCCGCTCCGATCCACGACGGCCCGCACGGCCTGCGACGTTGCGCCGCAGTGCGTTCACGCAGACCGTAGCGGACCTGCTTCACACTAGGCGCGCGGCGCGAAACGCCGACGTCAGGCACGCAGCACACCGGCCGCGCCCACCGCGCGGCGACAGAACGAGCAGGCAGGCATGAGCAGCGCAGCAAGCAACGCACCGCACGACCCCCACGGCGACGCCCCGGCCCCCGGCAGCGACAACTTCAGCCAGGCCGAACTGGACAAGTTCGGCGCCCTGGCCAACCGCTGGTGGGACCCGCAAGGCCCGCAAAAGCCGCTGCACGCGCTCAACCCGGTGCGGCTGGAATACGTCGCCGCACGCGCGCCGCTGCGCGAGGCGCTGGCGCTGGACGTCGGCTGCGGCGGCGGCCTGCTGAGCGAGGCGCTGGCCGCGTCCGGCGCCCAGGTCACCGCGATCGATCTGGCCCCGGAGCTCATCAAGGTCGCCAAGCTGCACCGCCTGGAGACCGGCGTCAGCGTCGATTACCGGCTGCAGTCGGTGGAGTCGCTGGCGCAGGAAATGCCGGCGCGCTTCGACGTGGTCACCTGCATGGAAATGCTCGAACACGTGCCCGACCCGGGCGCGATCGTGCGCGCCTGCGCCGGCCTGCTCAAGCCCGGCGGGCGGCTGTTCCTGTCGACCTTGAACCGCACCCCGGCCGCGTTCGCGCTGGCCATCGTCGGCGCCGAGTACGTCGCCCGCCTGTTGCCCAAGGGCACGCATCAGTACCGCGATTTCATCAAGCCCTCGGAACTGGCGGCGTGGCTGCGCGAAGCGGGCCTGCAGCTGGAAGACGTCAGCGGCCTGATGTACGAGCCCTGGCGCAACGGCGCGCGCCTCGTCCCGCGCGCCGACGTGAATTACCTGGCCTGCGCCTGCAAGCCGGCCGACGCGCAGGACGCGTCGGCGTGAGCGCGGCGCCGACGCCGGCCTTCCCCAAGGCGGCGCTGTTCGACCTCGACGGCACCTTGCTCGACAGCGCGCCGGACATGTTGGCCACCGCCAACGCCATGCGCGCCGCGCGCGGGCGCGAGCCGATGCCGCTGGAAGCGCTGCGCCCGCACGTGTCCAAGGGCGCGCGGGCGATGCTCGGCGCGGCCTTCGCCGACGTCGACGCCGGCGAGCGCGAGGCCTGGGTGCCCGAATTCCTCGACATCTACGAACGCGAACTGGGCCTGCACGGCGCGCCGTTCCCCGGCGTGGAAGCGATGCTGGCGGCGCTGGAAGCGGCCGGCACGCCGTGGGGCATCGTCACCAACAAGCCCGAATACCTGGCGCGCAAGCTGATGCCGCTGCTGGGCTGGGAGGCGCGCTGCGCGGTGCTGATCGGCGGCGACACCCTGGCCGCGCGCAAGCCCGATCCGCTGCCGCTGACGGTGGCCGCGCAACGCATCGGCGTGGACCCCGGCGGCTGCGCCTACGTCGGCGACGACGAGCGCGACATCCTCGCCGCGCGCGCCGCCGGCATGCCGTCGGTGGTCGCGCTGTGGGGCTATCGGCTGGAACTGGACGACCCGATCGCCTGGCAGGGCGATGTGCTGGTCGACGACCCGATCGCGCTGGCCGCGGCGGACGCATGGCCGGCGACGCGATGAGCGCGCCGACCGCCGCCGCCGAAGGCGCCACCCCGGAGCAGGCGCTGCAGGATTTCGCCGGCAAATGGCGCGCGCGCTGGCCGGAGTGGTCGGTGGCCGAAGTGTTCGTGCCGCGCGCCCAGCGCGGCGCGGCGGTGGCCTGGGCGGCGTTGCAGCAGGAGCTGACCGACGCCGCCTGGGGCGGCAGCGACGCGCTGCCCGGCGAGGCCAAGCTCGGTTGGTGGATGGAAGAACTCAAGGGCTGGCGCGAGGGCCGGCGCCGGCACCCGCTGGGGCTGGCCCTGCAACGCCAGGACGCGCCGTGGCTGGCGCTGGCCGCGGCCCTGCCGGGCCTGCGCGACAGCCGCGAGCGCCCCGGCGACCGCACCGAGGCCTTCGACGGCCTGCTGCCGCTGGCCCAGGCCTGCGCGGCGATCGACGCGGCCCTGTTCGACCCGATCCCCGGGCAACTGCCCGAGGCGGCGGTGCCGGCGATCCAGTCCTCGCTGCTGGAAACCCGGCTGCTGCTGCAGGGCGACCCGGCGGTGCCGCTGAGCGTGGTCGCGCGCGCGATGGCGCGGCCGGGCGAGGGCGCGGCGGCGGAATGGAGCCGCGAACTGCTGGCGCAATGGCCCGAGCGCTTCGGCGCGACCGTGCCGCGGCGGCTGTGGACCGCGCTGGCGCATACCCGCCTGCAGCGCGGCGACGCGGCCCGGCCGCTGTCGCCGTGGACCGCGCTGCTGGCGGCCTGGCGCGGCGCCCGCAACTGACCGTTGCAGGCCGGGGCCGGGGCGGCGCGGCCGGCCCCGGTAGAATGGCGGCGTTGCGTTCCCCCTGCGCGCCCCCACTTTCAGCGTTGTGAATACTCCTTTCGTACCCTCCCGTTCGAGCCTGCCCGATGTCGCCTTCGACGCCGCCGCCGCGGCGCGTCCGCTGGACTGGGTCGGCATGTCCCACATCGCCTTGCCGCTGCGCATCGCCGGCGCCGACGGCGGCGCGATCCAGGTCGCGGCCTCGGTCGACGTCGCGGTCAACCTGCGCGACGCCAACGCGCGCGGCATCCACATGTCGCGCATGTACCTGCATCTGCAGAACGCTTTCGCCAGCGAGACGGTCACTCCGGCCGGCCTGCGCCGAGTGTTGCAGAGCCTGATCGACGGCCAGGGCGGCATTTCCAGCGCCGCGCGGCTGGTGCTGCGTTACGAACAACTGCTGCTGCGGCCGGCCCTGGCCAGCGCCAACGCCGGCTGGAAGCGCTATCCGGTCGAGATCGACGCGCGCCTGATCGACGGCCACTTACAGTTGGGCCTGCGTTTCGCGGTCGAATACTCCAGCACGTGCCCGGCCTCGGCGGCGCTGTCGCGCCAGCTCAACGCCGAGCGCTTCGCCGCCGATTTCGCCGCCGCGCATCCCTTGTCGACCGCCGTGGTCAGCGATTGGCTGGCGTCCGAACGCGGCCTGGCCGCGACCCCGCACGCCCAGCGCAGCCGCGCCGACGTGCGCGTGGACCTGCGCCCGGCCTTCGACGAACTGCCGCTGGTGGCTTTGATCGACGCGCTGGAAACCGCGCTGGCCACGCCGGTGCAGACCGCGGTCAAGCGCGAGGACGAACAGGCCTTCGCCCGCCTCAACGCCGAGAACCTGATGTTCTGCGAGGACGCCGCGCGCCGCGTCGCCGCCGCGTTGTCGGCCGATCCGCGGATCGAAAGGTTCGACGCCGAAGTCGCGCATTTCGAAAGCCTGCACGCGCACGACGCGGTCGCCCGGGTCACGGGGCAGGGCGCGCGCGAGTAAGCCGCGGCCGCCGTGTTCGGGCGGCGTCTGAACGATGAAGCCGCGCCGGTCCGTTCGGGCCGGCGCGCCGCTGCGCGCACGCAGAGTTCGCGGCCCGCGCGCAGCGCCGCGAGCCCGCGCGCGCCAGCGAAACTGTCGTTTTTGCCGGCGGCGCCGATGCGCCGCGGCGGTGTAGGATCGGCGCCAGAAGGGCCGCACCGGCGCGGCAATGCATGGAGGCGTGTGCGACAGCACAATTTCAAGGTGGAAACCGTGATGGCCCCCTGCACCGGGTACCGGGGCCCTTCGGCTATGCTCGGCATAGCAGACTGGTGACCGGAAGGGGCATGGGGACACCCTTGGGTGGAAGCTGGCGCGGCTGGTTGGCCGTGCTCGCGTTGTGGGCGGTGGCGACGATCGCGTCGGCGCAGTCCCTGGTCCTGCCTTCCGCAGCCTTGGCCGCCGCGCCGCAGGCGCAGCGCGACCCGTACGACCCCACCGGTTTCCGCGCGCCTTCGCTGAGCCTGTCGCGGCTGGTGCAGGGCGATCCGGTGCCGGCGCGGGTGCTGTCCGGCGAATTCGACAGCCGCTTCGAGGCCGTGTCCGGGCAACAGGTGTGGGCGCCCAAGGGCCAGCCGGCGTGGTGGCGGGTGGTCGTCAACCAGGACGTCGAGGCAGGAATCGCGCCGCAGCTGACCATCGACCGGCCTTCGCGCCGCGAGATCGAGCTGTGGCGGCCCGGCGACGACCTGCCGCTGCGCCGCGCCATCTACGGCCCGGACATCGACCTCAACCATTCCACCCGCATGATCGTGTTCCCGCTGCCCAAGGGGCTGCACAAGGGCGACACGCTGTACCTGCGCATGCTCGCCGCCGACTTGATGCAGTCGCGGGTCGAGATCGAACCGCTGGCGATGGTCCAGCGCGAGGACATGATGCACGTCGGCCTGCGCAGCGTGGTGCTGACCGCGATGGGCGTGGTCGCGGTGCTGGCGTTCGGGTTCTGGATCGGCTTGCGCGAGCGCGGCTATGCCTATCTCGGGCTGACCCTGATCCTGCAGATCCTGACCCTGACCTCCGACGGCGGCGAGATGCGGGTGGTGCCGTGGCTCAACGAGATCGCCCCCGACGCGCGCACCAACATCGTACTCAACACCGCCGCGGTGTTGGCCAGCATCCGCTTTTTGATCTTCTTCCTCGGCCTGCGCGCGACCCAGCCGCGGATCTCGCGCCTGCTCGACTGGTGCAGCTATTCGCTCGGCGGCCTGATCGTGGTGACGCTGTTCCGCACCTGGAAGTACAGCGCGCTGTTCGGCAACCTCAACCTGCTCGCGGTGGTCGCGCTGATCCTGTACGCGACCGTGGTGGCGGTGTGGCGGCGCCAGCGCGAAGCCTATTTCCTGTTGCTGGCGTGGTTGCCGCTGATGGGATTGCTGGTGGTGCTGGTCGGCGCCAACCACCAGTGGTGGCCGGAATTCGATTGGCTCGAATACACCTTCCCGGTCGGCCTGGCGTTCGGCGGGCTGGGCCTGCTGCTCGGCCTGACCTCCAAGCTGCAACAGCTGCGCCGCGACCGCGACACCGCCAACCGCCTGGCCACCTACGACAGCCTGACCGGGGCGATGACCCGCGCGGCGATCTCGCAGAGCCTGCGCAGCGCGGTGGAAAGCGCGCACCGCTCGCGCCGGCCGCTGTCGGTGGTGTTCTTCGACATCGATCATTTCAAGCGCATCAACGACGAGCACGGCCACCGCGTCGGCGACGAGACCCTGCGCATCGTCGCCCTGCGCACGCGCAACCGCTTGCGCGCCTACGACCTGTTCGGCCGCTACGGCGGCGACGAGGTGCTGGTGGTGCTGGCCGACACCGCGCTGCGCGACGCGGTGCGGGTCGCCGAGCATCTGCGCGAATCGGTCAGCGGCAGCCCGCTGTCGATCGACGGCCGCCTGTTGCCGGTCAGCCTGAGCCTGGGCGTGGCCGAACTGGTGCCCGACGAGACGCCGGAGCAGTTGCTCGAACGCGCCGACGCGGCGCTGTACGCGAGCAAGTCGGCCGGCCGCGACCGGGTCACCGCGCACGGCGCCGAAGCCGCGCGCGAGGTGGTGTCGTGACCCCCGACGGCGGCGCGGCGCCGGCGCGATTGCGCACCGGCGACGTGCTGCTGCTGCGCCACCGCGGCCCGCTGGCGGCGTTGACCGCGTGGTTCGGCGAAAGCCGCTTCGATCACGCCGCCGTGGTCGGCCGCGCCGGCTATCTGATCGAAACCGGTTCGGGCGGGGTGATCGAACGCCCGCTGGCCGAATGCCTGGCCGACGAGCGACTGCTCGAAGCGCAGGCGCGGCGGCCGCTGGTCGCGGAGCGCCCGTTGCAGGACCCCGACCGCATCGCCGTGCTCGCGCATGCCTTGTCGCTGCGCCGCCCTGCGTTTTCCGGCGATCCGCTGGCCGCGCTCGGCCGCGCCGCGGCGCTGCGCGACCGCGAACTGCCCGACTCGGCGCCGCTGCGCGCGGCGTTGCGCGAAGCGCTGCTGCACACCGCCGCCGACAGCGCCGGCGCGATGAGCGCGAGCGAATTCGTCTACCGCTGCTTCGCCGAAAACCCCGCGCAACCGCGCGGCCGGCTGGCCCCGAGCCTGCCCGCCGCGCCGCCGCCGACGCTGGCGTTTCCCGAGCTGGATTGGGACTCGCTGTGGCCGCAGATCGGCGCGTGGCTGCGTCCCTCGCGGCGCGAAGCGTTGGGGCTCGCGGACGGCGACGCGCTGGCCGCCGGCCTGCACGCCGACGCCGAAGAACTCGAACAAGCGCTGACCCAAGCGCGCCAGCGCCGCGGCCTGATGGAACGCGGCAACGCCTTGCTCGCGCTCGCGGGCCCGCGCCTGCCGAACCCGAAGTGCGTGCGCATGCGCGAGCTGGAACTGTCGCCCTCGCTGCAAGCGCTGGAAATGTAGGGGCGGCGCAAACCGCGACCGCGCCAACGCAACGACGACGAACGCCGCCGGCAGCCGGTCCACCGGCCGCGCGCGTTCGCAGTAGCGGCGCGACCGGTTGCTCTGCAGTCGCGGCTCGCGCCGCTCCTACAGGAAGATCGCAAGCCCCAACCGCCCCCTGTAGGAGCGGCGCAAGCCGCGACCGCGAAAACGCAACGACGACGAAGGCCGCCGGCAGCCGGTCCACCGGCCGCGCGCGTTCGCAGTAGCGGCGCGGCCGGTTGCCCCGCAGTCGCGGCTCGCGCCGCTCCTACAGGAAGATCGCAAGCCTCGACCGCCCCCTGTAGGAGCGGCGCAAGCCGCGACCGCGAAAACGCAGCCGCGACGAACGCGCCCGCAGCCCGTCGGATCGCAGGCCTTACGGCGCCGCCTTACCCGCCGCCTGCGCCCGCTCCAACACCAGCAGCGGATCGATCCGCACGTCGAACCAGTTCATGCCCCAATGCAGATGCGGCCCGGTCGCGCGGCCGGTCGCGCCGACCGCGCCGATCGTCTGTCCCTGGGCGATGCGGTCGCCGACTTTGACGTCGATGCGCGAGAGGTGCAGGAAATTCGAGCTGATGCCGTGGCCGTGATCGAGCAGCACGGTGCCGCCGGTCAGGTACAGGTCCGGCGCGGCGAACGTGATCACGCCGGCGGCCGGCGCTTTGACCGCGGTGCCGGTCGGCGCGGCGATGTCCATGCCCGAATGGCCCGAGCCCTTCTGCCCGTTGTAGACGCGCTGGTTGCCGAAGCGGCCGCTGATGCGGCCCTGCACCGGCCACTGGAACGGCTGGGCGAAGTCGGGGCGTTCGTCGTCGCGCGCGCGCGCCGCGACCACCTGGGCCTGCTCGCGCTCGATCCGCGCGGCGATCTCCGGCGGCGGATTGACGGTCTTCGGCGGCACGCCGCTGATGTATTCGGTGGGGAAATCGCGCGCCGTCACGGCGATGCCGGCACGCTGCGGCGCGCCACCGGGCGGCTGCACTTCCACATTGAGGGTGCCGCTGGCGTCGCGGCCGACGCCGAACACCACGCTGCCGTAAGCGGTGACCCGCAACTGCCGACCGCCGTAGCGCACCACGCTGCCGGGCGGGACCTTGCCGATGACCATCGAGCCCTGCGGCACCGACGCGGGAAACACCAACCGCGCATCGGTCGCCGCTGCCGCCGCCGGTGCGGCGGCGTTGTCGGGAATGCTGCCTTGCGCCACGACCTGCGCCGACGCCGCCGGCGCCAGCGCGGCCGCGCAGATCAGCGCGGCCGCGCGCGTGGCCAGACTCATCGCGCGAACGCCAGACGCTGCCCGTTCGGCGCGCCGACCAGCGACACGCCGTCCCAGGCGAGCTGGCCGTTGACCCAGGTCGAGGCGATCCGGCTGCGGAAGGTGCGGCCCTCGAACGGCGACCAGCCGCACTTGGACAGCACGTCCTCGCGCGCGACCGTGTAAGGCGCGTCGTCGATCAGCACCAGGTCGGCGAAATAGCCTTCGCGCAGGAAGCCGCGCAGGTCCACATCGAACAGCTTGGCCGGCGCATGGGCGAACTTGTCGACCACCTGCGCGGTGCTCAGGCGGCCTTCGTGGACCAGTTCCAGCGCGGCGTTGAGCGCGAACTGCACCAGCGGCAAACCGCTCGGCGCCGAGGTGTACGGCCGCGCCTTTTCTTCCAGGGTGTGCGGCGCGTGGTCGGTGGCGAGCACGTCGATCACGTCGTTGGCGACCGCGCGGATCAGCGCCTCGCGGTCGGCCGGGTCCTTGATCGCCGGATTGCACTTGATCAGATGGCCGAGCTTCTCGTAATCGCTGCGATCGAAGCGCAGGAAATGGATGCAGGTCTCGGCGGTGATGCGCTTGCCTTCGATCGGGCCGGGCTGGAACAGCGCCAGTTCGTCGGCGGTGCTGATGTGCAGCACGTGCAGGCGGGTGTTGTGCTTGCGCGCCAGCGAGATCGCCAGCTCGGTCGACTTCTTGCACGCCTCGCGCGAGCGGATGTCGGGATGGAACTGGGCCGGAATGTCGTCGCCGTACTTGGCCTTGTAGCGCGCCAGCTCGGCGTCGATCATCGGCGTGTCTTCGCAGTGGGTGATGATCGGCGTCGGCACGTCGCGGAAGATCGCGTCGAGGGTGACCGGATCGTCGACCAGCATGTTGCCGGTCGATGCGCCCATGAACACCTTGACGCCCGGCGCCGTGCGCGGGTCCAACTGCTGGATCGCGGCGAGGTTGTCGTTGCTCGCGCCCAGGTAGAAGCCGAAGTTGCCCCAGGCGCGGCCGGTCGCGCGGCGGTACTTGTCTTCCAGCGCGGCCGCGTCGAGCGTCGGCGGGCTGGTGTTGGGCATGTCCATGAACGTGGTCAGCCCGCCGGCCACCGCGGCGGCCGATTCGGTCGCCATGTCGGCCTTGTATTCCATGCCGGGTTCGCGGAAGTGCACCTGGTCGTCGATCATGCCCGGCAGCAGGCGGCGGCCGCGCGCGTCGATCACGGTCTCGCCGGCGCGCGCCGACAGGCCGGCGCCGATTTCGGCGATGCGGTCGCCGTCGATGCGCAGGTCGCCGTCGTACTCGCGTCCTTCGTTGACCAGGCGGGCGTTGACGATCAGGGTCGATGGCATGAGCAATGTCCGGAAGGGTCGGGGGAGGCGGCGGCGTCTTCGGTGCCGGGCACCGGGTCGTAGCCGCCGGGATGCAGCGGATGGCAGCGCGCCAACCGCTTGAGTGTGAGCCAGCCGCCCTTGAGCGCGCCGTAATGCGCGATCGCCGTCATCGAATACGACGAACAGCTCGGGTGGAAGCGGCAACGTTGGCCGAGCAAGGGGCTGATCCAACGTTTGTAGCCGCGCAGCAGGATGAGGAGCAGACGGGCGATCACGTTTCCTTAATGCCGGCAGCGGTAGTGACGGTGCGGGGGAAGCTTGCGGCGAAAGCCCCGCGCTGGGGCGTATTTTACGCTTCCGGCGGGCGTGTCGCGGGACGCGTGCGGTGCGGTTGCCGCGGGTGCCCCGGCAGGGTATAACAGCGCGCTTTCCCCAAAACAAGGCAAGTGCAAGACGAAGGTCCGCCGCGGCGCGAAACGCGTAGCCGTGCCGTCCGGGCCGGGCGAAAACCGGTCGTGCGCCGGATTTCACTTGCGGTCATCGAACGCATGTGCATTTGATGGCCGGGTGGGTCATGCTTGGCCCGCGATGCCTCCGGACCGCGTCCGGCGGCGCCCTCAGGGAATAGAAGGACAAGCCTGTCGTGGCAGTGAAAAAACCTGCGAAGAAGGCCGCCAAGGCCGCCAAGAAGACCGTCAAGCCCGTCGCGAAGAAGGCCGCCAAGCCCGCGGCCAAGCCCGCGCCGAAGAAGACGGCGGCGAGCAAGCCGGCGGTCAAGAAGGCGCCGGCGGCGGCCAAGAAGGTCGCGGCCAAGGCGGCGCCGGTCAAGGCCGCCGCGGTCAAGAAGGCGGCGCCGGCCAAGCCCGCGGCGAAGCCGGCCGCCAAGGCGGCGCCGGTCAAGCCCGCCGCGGCCAAGAAGGCGGCGCCGGCCAAGCCCGCGGCCAAGCCGGTCGCAGCCAAAGCGACGCCGATCAAAGAAACTGCCGCCGCCAAGCCCGACGTTAAAAAAGTTGAAGCGAACAAGCCTCAAGCTGTGAAGCACAAGCCCGCGCCCGGCGCGGCCCAGACCCCCTCGCCGCCTGCCCGGCCCAGCGCTCCGGCGCCCGCAGCCAAGCAGGCCGTCAGCATCTCCGACCAAAGCAAGAACACAGTGACCCAGACAGCATCCAGCAACCCTCCCGCCGGCAAGCCCGCGTCCGCTGCGGCCCGTCCGGCCGGCAAGGTCGCCGTGGCGGTGACCACCAAGGCGCCGTCCTCGCCCGCGCCGAAGACCAAGGTCAAGGTCGTTCCGTACAAGAACGATCCCGCGACCGGCCGTCCGATCGTGCCGGAAGGCTACAAGCCCGGCCCGGACGAGGAATACATGAACCCGCTGCAACTCGAGTATTTCCGCCAGCGCCTGCTGCAATGGCGCACGGATCTGGTCGAGGAGTCCAAGCAGACCATCGAGAACCTCAAGGACGAAGTGCGCGACGTCGGCGACGAAGCCGAGCGCGCGACCCGCGAGACGGAGAACTCGCTGGAACTGCGCACCCGCGACCGCTACCGCAAGCTGATCAGCAAGATCGACAGCACGCTCAAGCGCGTGGACTCCGGCGATTACGGTTTCTGCGTCGACACCGGCGAAGAGATCGGCCTGGACCGCCTCGAGGCGCGTCTGACCGCCGAGCGCACCATCGACGCGCAGGAGCGTTGGGAGCACATGCAGAAGCAGATGGGCGATTGAACCTGCCGGTCCGCGTCTGACGAGAAAAGCCCGGCTTCGGCCGGGCTTTTTTGTTTTCGGGGCGGCGAGGGCTCGGCTGCGCCGAAGCAACGCGGAGCCCGCGTTCGCGGGAGTGACGGTAGTTGGTTTCGTTGAACTCTCGCCAGCCGTCATCCCCGCGAAGGCGGGGATCCAGAGACTTCAGAGTCATGCCTCGATAAAACCCTGGATATCCGGCTGCGCCGAAGTGAAACGGAGCCCGCCTTCGCGGAACGCCGGTGATTTGGTTGCGCAGCCCACAAGTGTTGCTTCGCGACCCAAACCCGCCAGCCGCCGCCGCGAACCGCCAGGATCGGTCCACGCCGCGCGGCCGCGGCGCAGGCACGCTGTCGTTGCCGCCATCGCAGGAGCCCGCCATGCACGACTCGCACACCGCCCCGCATCATCTCGAATTCATGCGCGAGGCCATCGCCCTCGCGCGCGCCAACGCCGCCGCCGGCGGCCGCCCGTTCGGCGCGGTGCTGGTCTGCGACGGACGGGTCGTCGCGCGCGCCGTCAACCGCATCCTGGAAACCCACGACCCGACCGCGCACGCCGAACTGTTGGCGATCCGCGAAGCGGCGCAGGCGCTCGGCGCGACCCGGCTGGACGGCTGCACGATCTACGCCAGCGGCCATCCGTGTCCGATGTGCCTGGCGGCGATGCACCTGTGCGGCGTGGCGGGCGCCTACTACGCGTATTCGAACGAAGACGGCGAACCGTTCGGCCTGTCGACCGCCGGGGTCTACGCGCAGATGGCGCTGCCGCCGGCGCAGCAGCGCCTACCGTTGATGCGGTTGTTGCCCGACGGCGAGGCGGGTCTGTATGCGCAGTGGGCGCAACGCGCCTGAGGCGCGCGGTTCGCAGCAAGCGTGGTGTCGCGGTCGCGGCTCGCGCCGCTTCTGCAGGGTACGTATCCGGCTGTAGGAGCGGCGCGAGCCGCGACCGCGACGCCGCACCTACGACGCAACCGCCGCGCAGCCCCGCCTCACTGCAAATCGCGCAAATCCAGCCGCCGCAGCTTCGGCGCCAGCTTCGCCGTCGCGCCGACCACGGCCAGGGTCATGCAGCCGCCGAAGATCACCGACGGCACCAATCCCATGACTTTGGCCGCCAGCCCCGATTCGAACGCGCCGAGCTCGTTCGACGAACCGATGAAGATGCCGTTGATCGACGACACCCGCCCGCGCATTTCGTCCGGCGTCGACAGCTGCAGGATCGTCGAGCGCAGCACCACCGACACGCCGTCGCACATGCCCGACAGCATCAGCATCGCCGCCGACAGCCAGAACTCGCGCGACAGGGCGAAGCCGATGATGCACAGGCCGAACCCGGCCACCGCCCACAGCAACAGCCGGCCGGCGTGCTTTTGCGGCGGGTGCCGCGCCAGCCACAGCCCCATCAGCACCGCGCCGGCGGCCGGCGCCGCGCGCAGCACGCCGAGCGCTTCGGGGCCGTAATGCAGCACGTCGTGGATGAACGCCGGCAGCAGCGCCACCGCGCCGCCGAACAGCACCGAGAACATGTCCAGCGCCTGCGCGCCGAGCACGACCTGGTTGTTGAACACGAAGCGCAGGCCTTCGCCGATGCTCTGGAACACCGGCGCGCGTTCGGCCGGCGGCGGCGGTTCGGTCACCCGCAAGGTGATGATGGCGATCGCGCCGGCCAGGGCGAATGCCGCCGCGACCAGATACGCCGACGTCTTGCCGCCCCAGGCCACCAGCACGCCGCCGATGGCCGGGCCCAGCACCAGCCCGGTCTGCATCACCACGCTGCTG
Proteins encoded:
- a CDS encoding sensor domain-containing diguanylate cyclase, with the protein product MGTPLGGSWRGWLAVLALWAVATIASAQSLVLPSAALAAAPQAQRDPYDPTGFRAPSLSLSRLVQGDPVPARVLSGEFDSRFEAVSGQQVWAPKGQPAWWRVVVNQDVEAGIAPQLTIDRPSRREIELWRPGDDLPLRRAIYGPDIDLNHSTRMIVFPLPKGLHKGDTLYLRMLAADLMQSRVEIEPLAMVQREDMMHVGLRSVVLTAMGVVAVLAFGFWIGLRERGYAYLGLTLILQILTLTSDGGEMRVVPWLNEIAPDARTNIVLNTAAVLASIRFLIFFLGLRATQPRISRLLDWCSYSLGGLIVVTLFRTWKYSALFGNLNLLAVVALILYATVVAVWRRQREAYFLLLAWLPLMGLLVVLVGANHQWWPEFDWLEYTFPVGLAFGGLGLLLGLTSKLQQLRRDRDTANRLATYDSLTGAMTRAAISQSLRSAVESAHRSRRPLSVVFFDIDHFKRINDEHGHRVGDETLRIVALRTRNRLRAYDLFGRYGGDEVLVVLADTALRDAVRVAEHLRESVSGSPLSIDGRLLPVSLSLGVAELVPDETPEQLLERADAALYASKSAGRDRVTAHGAEAAREVVS
- a CDS encoding phytoene/squalene synthase family protein — protein: MSAPTAAAEGATPEQALQDFAGKWRARWPEWSVAEVFVPRAQRGAAVAWAALQQELTDAAWGGSDALPGEAKLGWWMEELKGWREGRRRHPLGLALQRQDAPWLALAAALPGLRDSRERPGDRTEAFDGLLPLAQACAAIDAALFDPIPGQLPEAAVPAIQSSLLETRLLLQGDPAVPLSVVARAMARPGEGAAAEWSRELLAQWPERFGATVPRRLWTALAHTRLQRGDAARPLSPWTALLAAWRGARN
- a CDS encoding TRZ/ATZ family hydrolase; its protein translation is MTSELQPVPCDLSIEAGWVVPVEPHAVVLEQHAVIVSKGVIADVLPIAQARQRYAPAQTVSRPESALIPGLVNAHTHNPMTLLRGIADDLPLMEWLQGHIWPVEAAVIGPQFVEDGITLAIAEMLRGGTTCANENYFFPDVQAAVYKRHGFRARVGLPVIDFPTAWAKTSDEYFDRAGEVHDLWRDDALVATAFAPHAPYTVSDANFERIRMLADQLDLPIHLHTHETAQEVADSIKQYGQRPLARLDRLGLVTDRLIAVHMTQLTDAEIELCAQRGVSVVHCPESNLKLASGFCPACKLQHAGVNLAIGTDGCASNNDLDMFGETRTAAILAKAVANDAKALDAFSALRAATLGGAKALGFDAKIGSIEVGKQADLACVDLGQLETQPLHHVVSQLIYATGRHQVSDVWIAGKSKLSERVLVDMDTAALIANARQWRERIAAIAR
- a CDS encoding phosphoglycolate phosphatase, whose product is MSAAPTPAFPKAALFDLDGTLLDSAPDMLATANAMRAARGREPMPLEALRPHVSKGARAMLGAAFADVDAGEREAWVPEFLDIYERELGLHGAPFPGVEAMLAALEAAGTPWGIVTNKPEYLARKLMPLLGWEARCAVLIGGDTLAARKPDPLPLTVAAQRIGVDPGGCAYVGDDERDILAARAAGMPSVVALWGYRLELDDPIAWQGDVLVDDPIALAAADAWPATR
- the ubiG gene encoding bifunctional 2-polyprenyl-6-hydroxyphenol methylase/3-demethylubiquinol 3-O-methyltransferase UbiG; translated protein: MSSAASNAPHDPHGDAPAPGSDNFSQAELDKFGALANRWWDPQGPQKPLHALNPVRLEYVAARAPLREALALDVGCGGGLLSEALAASGAQVTAIDLAPELIKVAKLHRLETGVSVDYRLQSVESLAQEMPARFDVVTCMEMLEHVPDPGAIVRACAGLLKPGGRLFLSTLNRTPAAFALAIVGAEYVARLLPKGTHQYRDFIKPSELAAWLREAGLQLEDVSGLMYEPWRNGARLVPRADVNYLACACKPADAQDASA
- the folE2 gene encoding GTP cyclohydrolase FolE2, yielding MNTPFVPSRSSLPDVAFDAAAAARPLDWVGMSHIALPLRIAGADGGAIQVAASVDVAVNLRDANARGIHMSRMYLHLQNAFASETVTPAGLRRVLQSLIDGQGGISSAARLVLRYEQLLLRPALASANAGWKRYPVEIDARLIDGHLQLGLRFAVEYSSTCPASAALSRQLNAERFAADFAAAHPLSTAVVSDWLASERGLAATPHAQRSRADVRVDLRPAFDELPLVALIDALETALATPVQTAVKREDEQAFARLNAENLMFCEDAARRVAAALSADPRIERFDAEVAHFESLHAHDAVARVTGQGARE